The stretch of DNA CCCTCTTCAGTAGCTGAGTTGTGGGCACACATTGAGTTGTCCGGCTTAGCATTTAGGGGCATATCAGACGCCGCTGACTTTTTGATTTACGTtcgacccttcgtcttattcataaattttgtctaaatatataaaattataaatcatagttaaagttactttagtaataaattaaatcataataaaatagtcaataattatataatttttttgaataagacgaaggatcaaacatagatcaaaaagtcaacagcgtcaaacaaaaaatggtgggagtaatatgttttatattaatgGCAAAATATTCGGTAAATCTAGGATACATAATTGTAGTCTACGATACTCTAATAGATCTCAACATCAATCAAAGCATGATAAATGAGAGCCAAAACAATAGCCGAGCTGTCAGGATTTCTAGAAGAACTTGTactactacttaaaaaaacttgTCATTGGGCACTCTTTGTGTTTCTATGAAATCATCGGCACGTTTTCTCAATTTCCTTTTCTCACTTCCTGACAAATACTTTCTAGGCAAAGAAGACATTAGATAGGGAttagagaaggaaaaaacatGGAAGTAGAACTGGAACGGTGGAACCAGGCACCTTCAAGcttattgtttatttgtttggtccaatttttatataggtgTATGTCTATGTAGTATATACGGTGGCGCTACACAACGCGCTATAGAGACAATGCACGCTACCAAACAACATAGCGTGTCACACAGCGATCAACCAACCACCCTCCACGTTAGCCCACcccctcccaccaccaccaacaaaGCTAGTGGAGTTAAAAATAACTGACAGATATGAgtgtttgagttaaaaaataacttatatatgtgtgaGGGTGTTTACTACGATATACtgtggagttaaaatttaattgatgATAATGTGAAAGGAATGTGTGTATTTACTGGTTGAGGAGTTAAAAACTAACTGATGGCCCTCACAGATTTTAGTCCCCATGAAGACTTacggagttaaaaattaactaatgacAACATGGAAGGAATGTGTTTGTTTACTAGTTCATTTGTAGTCGTTCGATgtgcatttaaattttaactatcatTCAAAATATCTGCGTGAGATTGCTATCTAGGAAAATGACCTAGTTATTGCGATGTTGTACTTgttgagataaaaaataacttatcaATGGTTATGACAAAATACTTTTGTCCACGCTTAACATctgtttggttaaaaaataactaacacACACCCATCGGCACCAAATCAACAATTACATGGCTCTGTTGGGTCCAGAGATTGCTTTCAGATGTTTATGACACATTAGACATTTCATAGAAAACACATGGTATAGTtagttgttttttgtttgcagcTATTACACCGAATGATCCTCTGCCGCATGAACTCGaaactttttttatctctGGGTGTAGCGGCATGGCCTGGTTATGCCGGTTGAAGATTAACTGGTGGAGTTTGGTTTAGCGGACAATCGTTGAGTCAGTCTGCAATGTGGAAAACATGattatgaatttagataaaaatggTTTATATGGTAGGTTGCTGATATGGTTTAGCACCAAAATGTGAGTGAAGGTATAGCTCGTTATCGGAATAGATATGCTCTCGATGGGTCGGTGTTATCCATTAGCGATCGTATTCCATCAGCCATCGTATGATGTCAAGCTTTTCAAGGCTACCTAGGCTCATGGACGCCATGGCGTAAAAGTCCAATCTACTCCAGTTTATCATGTTGCGTGACAAATAACGCACGGCAAGCGTCATACAATATTGTGGTGCTGCAGCATGTCAAGTTGGGCCGCTTTGACTCCGATACCTTCATAAGAAATAAAAGGGCTTCCAGTTGAATACAATcatatacaacaaaataaaagggtAGCGGTGCATCGGAAAAATCACCTACCAAAAATCGACATAAAAATCATTACTTTATATGTTACTAACGATTAATAATCATAAAAGTTAGCAGCTTGTGATAGAAAAAAGGCACGGGCACACCGGATTAGTTATCGAAACTGGATAATGATTGTGATATAACTGACTATAacttaagttaaaaaataagcaGCGTAGAATCTGAACATCTCGTATGCTGCTACACACATGATGTTGAGTTGCAGTGATTGTTAATCTTGGACAAATTAATCACTATTACATACAGACTATCAATTATTCAGTAAACTTTTAACTATCAAATACGTGTGCATATGGATTGTGTACAAATGGGAGAACACATctcagttaaaatttaactgaatGCACTATGGTCTTGCAGCAAAACAAGACAGTAAAAAAGATACAATCATCTGGATAAAGAGGATAGATAAGGGAAATGGTGCTTACGTCATCGTCTATTCGCCGTCACCAGACAACGAAGCGCGCCGTCTCCATTTGGGCTTCCTCTGTGCATCATCGCCACACGCCATTGATGATGATTGCCCGCTGCTGGCCACGGTTTGTGGCAACATGACCACACAGTCGTTTTGCGAGTCCACAAACTGAATCCTCTTCACCCTTGCCGGCATTTTTCCCGTGACCTCCATGGGTGGTACACTGGAATAGCAAAAATGTGATTACCAATTAACCCTAGTTCGTACATAAGCAGTGCGATGGTGAAAGGAATGAGTGGGGGGTGATATTGTTACTAACCTGCTGGGCAACCTTGATTGAACGAAAAAGATCGATGTGTAAACAAatgtggcggcgccggtgatCTCCCGAGAATCAGACGCGGGGAAGGGAAACGGTAGTGTTCGCCGTGAACTGCAATGGAAATGAACTGCCCATAAAGATTTGCATGGCGATAATTGCGTCGGTTTTTGATGTGACTAAATCCAAAAGATCCGTTTCCATGAAACAATTATATTGTAATGGCCCACCCCTGAAacagagttaaaaattaactttcatCATGCATTCAACCCCCTACTAGTgtgttagttaaaaattaaattttatgccTAGCATGCGTTGTGTTATTCgataagttaaactttaactgCATAGTATAACAGCGTGATGTGTCGCTTGCTGGTAGGcgtgtcaattaaaaaataactcaatatATGCAACGTGTTTGAGTTAAATTTTTACGTAAAGCATATGGTTTGCGGGGatgttcaaaatataagttaaaacttaatttatattCGTAGGGTGTGTTGGTGCTATTTGGCTAAGTTAAATATTAACTGACAGCTATTAATTGGTGGGATGCCTACGTGATAGGGGTGTAGGGCAGGGGGTTGATTGTTGTGTGTCACGTGCCACATATTAAGTAGCGCTCtttacagtatatatatatatatatgtgtgtgtcagttaaaaaataacataatatgtgtGCAACGTGTTCTTGAGTTAAATATTAATTCGTGTTTACTGGCTTGTATTTGTGCTTccgtaagttaaaatttgaccgAAAATAGTCAAAACTTAACTCACTTTATTACTTTATTCGAGTACACCCCGCAAATAattgaaaaagttaaaatttaaccgCAACGTGCAAAGGTGGGGTGGTTGCTCTGTTGGTGGGTGTGTAAGCTTTGGTTTGATTGTGGTGTGTCACGCGCTGTAATATTACGTAGCGCTCAAAGCGTTGTATAGtagttatataatatatatatatagcacggTGGCGCTACAAAGAGCGCCACACAGACAATGCGCGCTACGAAATATCGTAGCGCGTCACATAACGATCAACCAATCACCCTCCACGTCAACACTGTCACGCCCTAAGTTTTACGCCGGctaaaactcaattaaataatacattaaaaataaattgtttaattaaagttcaggaaaaactcagtgtataaattaatttaatttaattggaagcttttcggaatgttctaaaatatcccgagagtattttaaatcattaacaagatttatatttgaattacagtcaataaaatttgcttaaatcaacttaataaaaatcgacaAAATTGAAGGcaaattctttttttcctccttcctttttcttttatttttcccttctttctttctctctttttcccttttctttttctcttttccttttattttccctcctggccgaactccccctccccttcccctatTTGTGCGATCATCCCCTCCAGCCTGGTGCGATCTTCCTCTCCCATGCCGCAcattctcctctcctcctccaagCCATGAGTCAGCCCAACTCCCTCCCCCACGCCCAAACAACCAGCCCATCTTTATCTCCACCTAGAAATCAAtttcaattaattaggactctaatttttatccctttgaaaccttatctatttattttaataaggaatggataactagatttatctctagctctcccctataaataacCCCCATTGACCTCACCTTTCTcctcgtctccctctcccatgcACGTCCTGCTGCCTCCTGTCTAGCAGCGAGCAGCAGTGCAGCCGTCCGCCGGTTTCCTTTccccaaatctcaggttcgcatatgttttactcatgcgaatcgatctatctttgatctatcatataattgtttagattttctaatctattagctagcgtgagattgatctatagTGCGGACTTTAATTTCATACAAAGATTGGTTTTACattaaagtcgtttagtttccggtttagcgagtcgttaaatcgatttaacgggtcgttaattcctgtcgttgttccgctaaaaGTTCCCGTTTTCGCTTTTTGGATCCaatttgtcgtacgaatctctgATTTGTGCACGTTTTGGTTCTGTCATGTGAAGGCACGTTTTGTTCAGAATTTCCCGTGCCGCATCAACCCGCGCTCAAAGTCCccatcgcctccctcggcccactcctctttttccctctcctcccggccagcAGGCCACCGGCCCAGCCAGCCGGCCTACTCCCTCCTCTCGGTCTGCTTCCCCTCTCGGCCAGGCCAGCTAGCCAGCCTCCCTTTCCCCTCTTTCCTCCATGttgggccggcctagccgaggCCCAGCCAAGGCCACAGCCCGCTGGTGCCCCAAGGTCCAagccacctcccctctcttcCCGGGACACTggtaggtggtccccacctgtcagccccgtCGTCTCCCTCCAGCCACCCACGCCAGAGccacgtcgcgccgccgtcatgcgccatgccatgccatcggccgccgtgcgccgctgccgccacgtCGCTCCGTGTTCCCGGCCGAGCCACACCGATGGTCGCGCCCTCGCCTCACTCCTCCCCACCTCTCGCGCGCTCACCAAGCCCACGTGCCCACCTCGTCGTCGTGCCACGATGCCGTGCCGCCGCGACATCCACTGGCCGCGTCGCGCTCATCCCTCCAATCCGACACCCGCGATTAccgcgtcgcgtcgccgcaCACCCGCCGACCGCAACTGCCGCCGCCCTATCCGCGCGCTCGCAacagccgcgccgtcgctaaccaccgccaaccacctccctGCCCTACGCACTGGCTGCCGCTATAAATTCCCCctggccacgccgccgccttccttcTTCCGTGCGTAGCCGCTGCTTTGCCTCTCTGCCGTCCCATcgacgccacctccgccgtTCGTCTCTCCCACCGGCCGGACACAACCCGCCGCTCGATCTCCTTCATGCGACGCCCCCATCGATCTCGCATCGTCATCGTCgagctcccgtcgccgcctcggtgTTGCCCcatcctcgccgtcgctgtcgttGTCTTCACATCGGTGAGCTCCcgttccccttcctcctcctttccctctctcgccaccgccactcGAGCGCCGACGCCAACGCCTCGAGATGTCGCCGATCGTCGCAGCGGagtgccgccctcgccgttactcctcgtcgccgccctctcccttctccctctctccctcaccgccTTGTGGGCCCCAGCTGTCAGCCGACATCCTCTCTCCCCGCTGATGTCAgctcctccaattaattgcgcaaataattcattaaggttttctgtttaatttaaaaacacagttaatcttctaaaattcataactaattcatctagtctccgtctaggcccattcaagtttcattaaatccagaaaaataccaagaatccattaaaaatagtttttttctctgtttcagtagttttatagcctgttttacttgttttgctttggttgtcgtaggtttttcgcCTGCCGAAGAGTTGTTcattctcgaagtcatcgccgaagttccttctgggtctaagcaaggcaagtggcatcctcctttaaaaatattgatcccaagattataaaattcccccgctttacattcaaacatgcaatgttttatgcaaatctactTATTGTACTTATCTATTgagcatttacctttatatccgttgaactcccatttattattattgtcatcccagggttaatttgactagaaataagCTTAGGCAATgtttagccatgcttagttcaattAACTCACCAATTagcatttaaatatttgttagacttaatagacctttaatggttgtgatcatgattaatttcccaatgtggattaatataactaaaatattgcttatggtgggctgtgggtgcatggttttgagagtcgtgcccatggcaattaaggactggttctcaggaaaccctagaagtcttacacgtactaaccacaagccagagtgggcaacggtgagactcatagtctagcttgtccctattcgacgtactcaggcaagggtgggcgtgatggagtatggataggaatcgtggtgtaacgatggtcctatgctgcttccagatccacctaggcacaagaggggatgcccgacttggtgtaaaggaggggacgaaacctgaagtgtggtgcgattgtctagggagggttaggtgaaaggtcttatcatggttttcgtactgaggtatcgtggtgatacgttagGGCATGGTAatatgcttgggagccatgtcttgtgggtaaagttgtacacctctgtagagtaaaactattcaaatagtcgtacccgcggttattggacgaactgacagattcgcTGGGATTAGttaaaccattaataacttgattaatcttggaattggtttgaccctgtacaatgtggtgtaacgttgacaGTTGTTTGGGTctatcgcaacgtggtgtaacgttgggcagagggttgaccctgtcgctacgtggtgtaacgttcgatagTGGTCtgggcctattgcaacgtggtgtaacgttggatgattattttaaatgttatttactatttttattcagtctattttatctactgttttgctaattTACTgttgcttttgtgcaatttaaacTTAGTCTATCCTTGTtatcctattgcattcattattctccctctcttgggtgttacttgttgagtacggtggttcgTACTCAgctttgcttaatttttccccaccggagcaagtgccagagtttcagtcagaaggttgttcctaaggttgaagtgagATTCAGTCCACCGTCAAGAATGTCTGTGGTGTGAAGccatcatcgccagctgaagctgaagattagatggtttagtttgttttatttttccactgcatttcgataaataattatttttatttgtttttaagtcgtagaactgtgtattaatttgtcatagtgcgTACTCGGACTGATTCCTagaccgagattaatgcatgctattgttcagaaatttggtgtaaatttctgagcATGACaaacccaccaccaccacccacaaTAAAGCTAGtcgagttaaaaaataactgacaTATACGAgtgtttgagttaaaaaataacttatatatgcgTGAGAGTGTTTACTAAGATAAACCgtggagttaaaatttaactgataACAACATGAAAGGAATGTATTTGTTTACTGGTtgaggagttaaaaattaactgaagACACCCATAGATTTTAGGTAAAATTGCAACGATACCATTagaattttgcaaaattggaGATATGCCATCCTCGCCTACATGTCAGGGACCTACATGTCATTAAGATACCAATGGCATATCTCCAACtttgcaaatttataatggcacgtTTACAAATTTCCCATTTTAGTCCCCATGAAGATTTAcgaagttaaaaattaactaatgacAACGTGTAAGGAATGTGTTCGTTTAGTGATTCATTCGTAGTCGTTCGATgtgaagttaaattttaactattatttaaaaatgtctGCATGAGATCGCTACCTGGGAAAATGATCTAGTTATTGCGATGTTGTACTTgttgagataaaaaataacttgccGATGGTcatgacaaaaatatttttgtccaTGCTTAACATctgtttggttaaaaaaaataactaacacACGCTTATCAGCACCAAATCAATAATTACATGGCTTGGTACgtgataagttaaaaattaactgttgggttagataattatttgttaactGTAGTTAATAATGACTAAAATCTTGACAGcatgtttgagttaaaaaataacccaCTCAAACAAGCATGTCATATACCCAATCGCGTTGTGCCATATCCAGTATGAGTTAAAAACTAACTGGCTTCACAGTTATAATGGTGTTGCGTGTtgagtcaaaaattaactcaaaagtGATTGTCCACTTATTGAACAATGTATtggttgtttagttaaaaatttacttgCATTCACTAGTTTGTACTCGTGCTTcagtaagttaaaatttaactaaaaagAGTCAAAACTTAACTCACTTTATTTAGGGCACCCCGCAAGTaattcaaatagttaaaatttaactacatCTTGTATAAACGGGGTGGTTGCTCTACTGGGTGGTGTGGGGCCTGGGTTGGTTGGGTGTGTCACCAGCGGTGTATTACGTAGCGGTGtacagtaaaaatatatagctacTCCTTTGCTTTCACGTCTATAATGTAGAAACAACTCTATACCTGTTTTTCTCTCACAGAAAATATCGGTTTCTGCTTTAAATCGTATTTCTGTTCATCGTTGCTTCCCGGAtggaaaaacagaaaagatcACGGCTGGCTGCTTCTCTGGAATCAAACAGAGAAAGATCGTTGTTGGCGGCTTCTCCGGACTGAAACAGAAAAGATTGTTGCAGCTGGTTTCTGCTGCATCATTCTCTGGATTGAAACAGAAAATAACGTTGTTGCTCTTCCGGCTAAAAAACAGAAATTACTATAGCATGATTGATCCAACAGTGAAATTCTGAAATTTATATTCCTCCGgcaagaaaacagaaaatattgTTGCCGTTCTTCCggattaaaaacataaattagtATCACCTTTCGAAATTTGTATTCATCCAtctagaaaatagaaaatattgttgCTTCTCTTCCggaataaaaacataaattagtATTACCGTATTTCAGATTGTTTCTGCTTCTCCGGCTAGGAAACAGAAAAGATCGTAGTTGTATTCCTCCGGctagaaaacagaaaatattgTTGAAATAGAAATAACGTTAAAACAGAAATTAGTATAAAGTGATTgttaaaaaacagaaaataacgttaaaaaaacagaaaatattgTTGGAACAGAAAATAAcgttaaaaacaaaaaatattgttaaaaatagaaatcagtaCAATGTGATTGATCcaacactgaaattttgaaatttatattccggattaaaaacaaaaaatagtattACCGTACAGATCGTTTCTGCTTCTCCGGCTAGGAAATAGAAAAGATCTTAGTTGTATTTCTCCGGctagaaaacagaaaagatcTTTGAAACAGAAAATAACTTGCGTTGCTGCTCTTTCGGTTAGGAAACAGAAAGGATCGTTCAAACAGAAATTAGTATTACCGTATTTTAGACGTTGGATGCTTCTTCGGCTAGGAAACAGAAAGGACgttcattaaaaaattggtCTGTTATTTTTTCACCCTTTCAAATACTTAAGGTAAAAGTAACTACACGTGATAATATGATAGGCCCTTGATTTTACGGGCCCAAGGCCAGGAACGGCCCTTATATTTAAGTAGCGATAGCAGattaagttatatttatttagaaactATTTCAGATTATTTCTAACCGTTCCTTTGAATAGTTTACTACTCTGGTCTACGCAATCCTTTGACTCCTATACAGGTTTGGATTGCAGACAATAACAGAGAGACGACCAAGGTGGTTTTTTTAAGAGGCTAAACTTTTAACCCCTAGttacatcggatatttgaacatttattttaaatagcaaatgtagtctataaataacatccatgtataattttagactaatttgtgatacgaatctaatgagcttaattaatccataattagcctatgtgatgctacagtaaatatttgctaattatggattaattagactcaaaaaatccATCCACGGATTAactttcatttataaaattagtttttttattaatctatatttaatactttaaattagtgtcaaacATCATATGTAATATGCCAGGAAGTTCAGTACACTTCACCGCATTGCAGTCGTCTACTGATCCCCGATCAGACGGATGCAGACGCAACTCCACACCAATATATAcgtggccaccgccgccgccgccgccgtagtcGTCGTCCACATCGCCGTGCTccccggccgcctccgccactcACCTGCCCGCCGCAGCTAATTACCTTACCTCACGCTAGCTCAGTCGTAGCTCGGCCGCGGCACTCCGGCCGCTCGCTATGGGAGgacacgccgtcgccgtcgacgtcgccgccgcggcgaccccCTCGCTCGGCCTCACCGTgcccaacgccgccgccgacaatCCACTGCAGGTATGGTGCGTGAGCTGAGCTGCTcatgagatcgatcgatgcgttTGGCTATGTAACTTGGGGTTCATGCGTCTTCTTAATGCTCCTCATCTCTGGGAACAGATGGTTTCTTTACTTCTGCTCCTTTGGTTGACTCGATCACTGACTTAGTTAGTACAGTATTTTGGATTatctttaattaacaaaaatcGTATAACAACAGCTATTATGTCTCAACTATCAACTTAGCTAGTCTTTTCCTAGAAATATAATAATActaatatatgattttagtAATATGTTGTAGCTTTAATTATCTAACAAGTTAAATTAACTCAGTTACCCATAAAAAACCTTCAATATTCATGTCCATGAGTGTGTTACATTAACCGGCTTGCCATGTGTACACTGCAATATCCATGCTGATGTATGTCATGTCTATATTTCTTACCTATATCTTTActattaaaaacacagttattCAGTCCTCTTTCTCACCCCATGTCGAGCATAAACCCCGCTTACctaaaaccataaaaaaattaagtggtttttttaaaaaaatacgtttcttttctctctaccAATATGATCAATCATACGAGACCATTGCAACATATGGATATATTACTagtaaaataaagttatagtTTTCTGACAAGATTGTTTGCTATTGTTGCAGTTTTGTGAAATATCATTATagcaaaattattttcaaaatgaTTGCAGTTTCTTTTTGAGGAAATGAGCTCGAATATTCTTGAATTGGCAGGTCACTTTTGCCGCGAAAGACATGGAACTCACCGAGTGGGAGGGAGACATCCTCGCCGTCCTGGTGCCAGAGAGCGGCGTGTCCGGGGccacgccgccgagctccaCGTTCGcgaacgccgccgcgctggcgAAGCTCGACGGCCAGCTCGGTGGCCTCCTGTCCGAGGcgtcggcggaggaggactTCTCCGGGAAGGCCGGGCAGTTGGTGGCTCTCCGCCTCCCCGCTGCCACTGGGAGCCACGGTTTCAAGAGGGTGTGCCTTGTCGGCGTTGGCAAGGTCGACGCgccgcgctccgccgccgccgccgcggcttgCCGGAGCGCCGGCGAGTccgtcgcggcggccgccagGGCTGCCCAGGCTCACAGCGCCGCCGTTGCTCTcggctcgccgacgccgggtTGGGGTCACGGCGAGGATTTCAGGCCggaagctgctgctgcagtggCTTCTGGTAGTGTGCTGCAGCCTGCATGCTTCTGTTGCTTTCgcatgttatttttaattttcttcaatATTATCTTGTAGGCCCAAATTTGCAATCGTAGTTGAAATTGGTTATTTCCGTGTTtcaagttataaaattttctggtctttttctagatttatatgtatactaattaatttagacacatataattAGGCAAATCCAGAAAATGAAAAAGTTATAATGTTAGGAAGTATAAACGGATAGttgtaaaacaaaatattatggaGGTCTTTTTTCAAGGTAAATCTGTTAATCTGATTTTGATGTAATCAACCTAGATATTTTGAAAGGTGGCTCTGTTCAAGGTTCTTGAAGTTTTACCTGAAACATGTTTCACTGTTTCATGCTGGATTGTCTTCCTGTTTGGATTGCAATTTGCAGTAATTGTGCTTGGGTTGCATGAGGACAGCAGATACAAATCTGAATCCAAGAAGGTGCATCTTGAGCGTGTAGATTTTATCGGATTTGGTGCCGGCGATGAGGTGGAAAGCAAACTTCAGTACGCAAATGATGTTTCTTCAGGTGTGATCCTCTGCAAAGAGCTTGTGAACTCACCTGCAAATGTCCTCACCCCTGGTAAATCAAGACATCTTCTTGCTGAACAATGTCTGAACATTTTCCATACATTCCATTGCAAGGTCTGCCTGCTTATCTGAATATTCAACTCACTGTTCTTTCTTCAGCTGCACTCGCAGAGGAGGCATCAAAGATTGCTTCTACGTACAGCGATGTGTTGACTGCGACGATATTAGATCAGGGGAAATGCAGAGAGTTGAAGATGGGTTCCTACTTGGCAGTTGCTGCAGCCTCTGCAAATCCTCCTCACTTTATCCACCTGTGTTACAAACCACCTGGAGGGAATGTCAAGAGGAAGCTGGCTATTGTTGGGAAGGGCCTG from Oryza brachyantha chromosome 12, ObraRS2, whole genome shotgun sequence encodes:
- the LOC102713786 gene encoding putative leucine aminopeptidase 1, whose product is MGGHAVAVDVAAAATPSLGLTVPNAAADNPLQVTFAAKDMELTEWEGDILAVLVPESGVSGATPPSSTFANAAALAKLDGQLGGLLSEASAEEDFSGKAGQLVALRLPAATGSHGFKRVCLVGVGKVDAPRSAAAAAACRSAGESVAAAARAAQAHSAAVALGSPTPGWGHGEDFRPEAAAAVASVIVLGLHEDSRYKSESKKVHLERVDFIGFGAGDEVESKLQYANDVSSGVILCKELVNSPANVLTPAALAEEASKIASTYSDVLTATILDQGKCRELKMGSYLAVAAASANPPHFIHLCYKPPGGNVKRKLAIVGKGLTFDSGGYNIKIGAATNIELMKKDMGGAAAVFGAAKALGQIKPPGVEVHFISAACENMISGTGMRPGDIVTASNGKTIEVDNTDAEGRLTLADALIYACKQGVDKILDLATLTGYCRIALGPSIAGVLTPSDELAKEVAAAYEASGEKFWRLPMEESYWEQMKSSVADMINTGSPLGGAITAALFLKQFVDEEVQWMHIDMAGPVWNYKKKEATGFGVSTLVEWVLMNSS